The genomic region ATTAAGATACTTTTCTAATAACGGGTAGATATAAAAGTCAACTCCCCCGCTCAGTACAACAAAAGGAATTCTGTTGTCGTTCAAAAAATCCAAGAAACTGGCAAAGCCATCTCTCAGTTTTACATTCTTGTTGACCCATTCAACAATTTCTTCTTTTTTGTTATAAGGAATCAGATTAAACATCATTCTTATTCCAACATCTATATCCAATACTCCTTCCATCAGGGAGTTATGGATCTTTCTCCACTCAGGAGGGGCAAACTGCTCCATTATTGATTCAATTACATCTTTTTCTGTGATAGTACCATCAAAATCGGAAAAAAATACAGCGTTCATTTCAAAATTCTGCTATATCAGGATTAATACTTTTACACTCTTCTATATCTGTACCTGTAGACACACACTCCACCGCATCCATATAGGCTTTTGCTCCATAATCTGAACCTTTTTTAAACTGTATATACCTCCCCCCTATATCGATAGCAATCTGATTTCCAAAATCATTAAAAATCGAGTATATATCTGTAGGTTTTATAGATCCATACAGAACAGGGAAAGAAGGATTTATATTCTCAAATCGTTCCTGCAAAGAAACAGAAATTTCTGCAGTTCTGTGGTGTGGAACATTTTTGTTCCTGTACGGAGAAGGTATAAGAACAAGATCTCCACCTGAGATTCTGATAAACTTCCCAAATAAAACAGAAGGTTCTATTCCAAAAAGGTCGTTTTCGTAAAAGAAAGATGGATATCCGGGGTTGACTATAAAAGCAACCTGATATGTATCGGCAAGACACTGAAGATTTTCAAATCCTGCAGGAAAAAGATTAATAACAAATATTTTTATTCCCTCTTCTATTCCTGTTTCTATCTTATCTGACATTTCTGTTAAGCTACCTGTTAAAAAAGGAGCATACTGAATGTTTTTACCGTACTGTTCTGAGTATTTTTTAACGATATTTTTTACTATTTTAACTCTCTCTTTATACGGAATAAAAGAATCATCAAAAAAGAGTTCATCCTCTCTTATTATATCCAAACCGCCTTTTGCTGATTTTTCTACTACATCTTCAAAATAGTTTTTATCCATCCCATTTAGATATTTTAATGTTCCTATTATAATAGGCCTGTGATGTATCTCTATAAGCTCTCTTACTCCCTTTAAACCAAAATTTGGACCCTTGAAATGGTCAATAAATGCAGGATGAAAATCTACAGATACAAGTTTTACATTTTCAGGTATGATCAGTTCTCCATAAAGTATAGAAAGTACAGAGTACATATCATGTCTAAAGAGGGTAACGGGAAATCTGACCTTTAATAACGCTTTATAAACCTTTGCATCTGAATCGAAAAAAGTTTCTACTTCAGTAATTTCTGGACTGTGCCTTATCTCTCCAAATGTATCTTTTATAAAATTTTCAAACTGTTCCTCTAATCTAAATTTTTTATCTGAACTGAGGAGATATGTAGCCTCTATATAGTTCATATCAAATCTCCTTAATCAGATTGTACACCTCAATAACAGGATGTCCGGAAAACCACTCTTTAGGAGGTGGATTTTCATGGGCTTTTCTGAATGCCTCGCTTTCGGTGTATTTCTTCAGAGATTCCATATCTCTCCAGTAA from Persephonella hydrogeniphila harbors:
- a CDS encoding MtnX-like HAD-IB family phosphatase; amino-acid sequence: MNAVFFSDFDGTITEKDVIESIMEQFAPPEWRKIHNSLMEGVLDIDVGIRMMFNLIPYNKKEEIVEWVNKNVKLRDGFASFLDFLNDNRIPFVVLSGGVDFYIYPLLEKYLNKISKIYSNRLVCDRGRMDVRFIYRCDRLCKRSCGVCKPYIIEKYYKNQTLRLYAGDGITDLDVSQYNDIIFSTGGLAEYLKKINLRGKRVYQFNSFHDVIKVMKEYGEEILL
- a CDS encoding RuBisCO large subunit C-terminal-like domain-containing protein — protein: MNYIEATYLLSSDKKFRLEEQFENFIKDTFGEIRHSPEITEVETFFDSDAKVYKALLKVRFPVTLFRHDMYSVLSILYGELIIPENVKLVSVDFHPAFIDHFKGPNFGLKGVRELIEIHHRPIIIGTLKYLNGMDKNYFEDVVEKSAKGGLDIIREDELFFDDSFIPYKERVKIVKNIVKKYSEQYGKNIQYAPFLTGSLTEMSDKIETGIEEGIKIFVINLFPAGFENLQCLADTYQVAFIVNPGYPSFFYENDLFGIEPSVLFGKFIRISGGDLVLIPSPYRNKNVPHHRTAEISVSLQERFENINPSFPVLYGSIKPTDIYSIFNDFGNQIAIDIGGRYIQFKKGSDYGAKAYMDAVECVSTGTDIEECKSINPDIAEF